The Armatimonadota bacterium nucleotide sequence GCTCCTGCCGGCCGGGCTGGGAGTAGTTATCTCCGTGGCGCTGCTGTACGGCATCTTCACTACTGCGGAGTCTTCCACCCTTTCTACGGCCGTAGCGGAGAGCGCCTTCCCGCACGCCCTGGGCACCACCATGGCCGTCCAGTCAACGCTCGGCTTCGTGGCCACCATCGTCTCGCCGGTGCTCTTCGGGGCGTTGCTGGACGCCTACGGCTGGGGCTGGGCCTTCATCTCTCTGGCTGCAGCTGCAGCAGCGGGGGTCCTCACCCTGTTGGTGGGAGGCCGACCCGCTCCGGGTGCTCGGCTGGCCTGCCGGTCTGCAGGTGTGCAGAAAGACCTGGTCAAGTCCCATGAAATGGGGACAGAAAAACATGACGTGACCACACGAGGAACTCGGTCCGGGCCGAGTTGACCTTTGCGGGAATGGCCTGTGCGCTGGGCGGCGGAGTTCCGGAACACATGACAGAGTTTTTGACCTGCGCCGTCCATCCCCGGTAAAATTAAAAGGATTTTTCGCTTGTTGCGCGTGTCCTCTGAGATGCTGAGCGGCCTGCTCACCTTGCTCCGCGACAGCCCACCGTTCGCCCCGATCCGGGACGCGGTGCGGCAGCACCGCCCCCTGTGGATCCTGGGCCCGGCGGGCGCGGAAAAGGCCTACCTACTGGCGGCGCTGCTTACCGACCGGGAGGCTCCGCAGACCGTGCTGGTCATCCTTCCCGGGCGGGACGCGGCGGAACGGCTGGCCGGGGACCTCGTGGTCTTTGACCCGGACCTGGCGCCGCGCCTGGCATTCTTACCCTACTGGGAGGGGGCGCCCTACGAGCGGGAGCAGCCTTCGCTGGAGGCTGTGGCGGAGTGGCGAGCACTGCTGGAGCGGCTGAGCGGCGGCACACCCACCATCGGCCTGGTGTCGGTTGCCAGTCTCCTGCGCCGGCTTCCTGCGCCAGAGCACATGCGCGCGCAGCGGAAGCAGATCCGCGTCGGCGACCGTCTGGTACGCGACGACTTCCTCACCCTGCTCGCGGACTACGGGTACGAGCGCCGGCCTCTGGTGGAGGCCCGCGGGCAGATAGCGGTGCGCGGGGGGGTCATTGACCTCTTCCCGCCGGCCGGCGGCCCTTACCGCATCGAGCTGTTCGGGGACGAGGTGGAGTCGCTGCGGGAATTCGACCCGGTCACCCAGCGCAGCACCCGCACGGTGGGGGAGGCGGTCCTGCTGCCCCTGCGCGAGCCCCAGGCTGGCCTGGCGGCGGGCCTGCTGGACTACCTCCCGCCGCAGGCGCTGGTGGTGCTGGACGAGGAGCCGGAGCTGGCGGCGCAGGCGGGCGCGCTGCAGGACAGGGCGGAGGAGGCGGGCAGCCAGGTGCCCCCCCACCTCTCCTGGGTCGAGGTGGCCGCGCGCCTGGAGCGCTTCCGCCGGGTGGTCCTCTCCGCGCTGCGCGGCGCCGTGGCGCCCTATGCGGAGGTACCGCTACGCTTCGGTGGCGTGGAGGCCTTCGGCGGGCAGACGCACCTGCTGGCCCGGGCGCTGCGCGAGTGGACGCAGCAGCGACGTCTGGTAGTCGTGGCTTCGGCGCACCCCGAGCGGGTGGCGGAGGTTCTGGACGCGCAGGGCCTGCGGGTACCCACAGCCCCGGGCCTGCCCGTGGCTCCCCCGCCGGGGACGATGACCGCGGTGGAGGCGCCCCTCTCCCGCGGGTTCGCCTTCGATCCGGCTGGCCTGGTGGTGGTCACCGACAGCGAGATCCTGGGATGGCGGCGGCGCTCGCGCCTGCGCTTTGTCCGCCAGGGTAAGCGCATCGCCTCCTGGGCGGACCTGGTCCCCGGTGACTACGTGGTGCACATCCACCACGGCATCGGCGTCTACCGCGGCCTGGTCCACCTGACCATGAACGGCGCGGAACGGGACTACCTGCTCCTGGAGTATGCCGGCAGCGACCGCCTCTACGTCCCGGTGGAGCAGATCGCCCTGGTGGAGCGCTACATCGGGGTGGAAGGCCAGGTCCCCCGGGTGAACACCCTGGGCGGGGCGGAGTGGGAGCGGGAGAAGCAGCGGGTGCGGGAGTCGGCCCGGGAGCTGGCCGGGGAACTGCTGGCGCTGTACGCGGCGCGGCAGACCGCACCCGGCTTCGCCTTCTCCCCGGACACTCCCTGGCAGCACGAGCTGGAGGCGGCCTTCGAGTACGAGGAGACCCCTGACCAGTGGCAGGCCATCCAGGATGTGAAGCGGGACATGGAGTCCCCCAGGCCCATGGACCGCCTCATCGCCGGGGATGTAGGGTACGGCAAGACCGAGGTGGCGCTGCGCGCTGCCTTCAAGGCGGTCATGGACGGCAAGCAGGTAGCCATCCTGGTGCCCACCACCATCCTGGCCCAGCAGCACTACGACGTCTTCCTCCGCCGCCTGGCCGCCTACCCCATCACGGTGGAGGTGATGTCCCGCTTTCGCTCGCGAAGGGAGCAGCAGCGCATCCTCCGCCAGCTGGCCGAGGGGCAGGTGGACATCGTCATAGGCACGCACCGCCTGCTGCAGAAGGACGTCGTCTTCCGCGACCTGGGACTGGTGATCATCGACGAGGAGCAGCGCTTCGGCGTGGAGCACAAGGAGCGTTTGAAACAGCTGCGCCAGCAGGTGGACGTGCTCACGCTGACGGCGACCCCCATCCCCCGTACCCTGCACATGTCCCTGGTGGGCCTGCGCGACATGTCGGTCATGGAGACCCCGCCGGAGGCACGCCTGCCCATCCACACCGAGATCCGTGAGGCGGACGAGGGGATTATCCGCGAGGCCATCGTGCGGGAGCTGGCCCGCGGCGGTCAGGTGTATGTAGTGCACAACCGGGTGCAGTCCATCGAACGAGCCGCCCGGGCCATCGCTCGCATCGTCCCCGAAGCGCGCGTCGCCGTGGCCCACGGGCAGATGCCGGAGGAAAAGCTGGAGCGGGTGATGATGGACTTCCTGGGGGGACGCTTTGACGTGCTGGTCTGCACCACCATCGTGGAGATCGGCCTGGACATTCCTCGGGTGAACACCGTGATCGTCCAGGACGCTCACCTCATGGGCCTGGCCCAGCTCTACCAGCTGCGCGGCCGGGTGGGCCGGGCCGACCGGCAGGCCTACTGCTACCTGCTCTACCCGCGGGGCGAGACGCTGACGCCGGAGGCCGAGCAACGCCTGCAGGCCATGCAGGAATTCGTGGAGCTGGGATCGGGGTTGAAGCTGGCCATGCGCGACCTGGAGATCCGCGGCGCGGGCAACCTGCTGGGGCCGGAGCAGCACGGCCACATCTCCGCCGTGGGCTTTGATCTCTACTGCCGCCTCCTGGACCAGGCCATCCGCGAGCTGCGCGGCGAGATGGTGGACGACGCCCCCGACCCCGTGATCGACATCCACGTGGACGCGTTCATTCCCCCGGACTACGTGGCCGACGAGACGCAGCGCATGACCCTCTACCGGAGGCTGGGCGCGGCCGCCTCCCTGGAGGCGGCGGAGCGACTGGCCGAAGAGATCCGGGACCGTTTCGGCGACCCGCCCGCGGCGGTGGCGCACCTGCTGGCGGCGGTGCGGCTGCGGGTCCTGGCCAGGCGCGTGGGCGCGGCAGCGGTGGTGCGCGAGGGCGGGCAGTACATCATCCGCCTGCGGCCTGCAGCCTACCTGAGCGACGCCGTGCAGCGGCGCCTGCGCGTAGCCTACGGTGAGCGTCTGCAGGTGACCCCCGCGGTGCTCACCGTGCGCACCCGGGGGCGGCACTTCCTGGACCAGGCGGGCGAGCTCCGGGAGATTCTGGAAGCGGTGGCCCGGTTCAGCGGGCAGCGGGCCGAGGAGGCCGTAACCATTTCCTGACCGCCGGGCGCACCGAACTACGAAAGGAGTCATTCTCGTGCGCAGAGGACGCAAGGCCTTGCTGGTGCTGGTGATTGCCACCGCCGTGCTGGTGGCAGCAGGTGCAGGCTATGCCCTGACCTTCGGGGTGGACCTGCGCCTGACCGTCCGCGGCCGGCCTGTGGGGGTGGCCGTGGCCGGGCTGCGGGCCCGCTCCGCCCTGGCGGTGATGGTCAACGACGAGCCCATCTACTGGAGCGAGGTGGAGCGGGAGGTGGAGCGCGCCGCCGCCCAGTTCAACGTCAACCTCAGCGGCGCGGAGGGGGAGAAGCAGCGGGCTGAGCTCACAGGCGCACTGCTCGACCGCCTGATCGACGAACGCCTGATCGTGCAGGCCGCCCGGCGGCGGGGCGTTGAGACCAGCGACGTACAGGTGGACGCCGAGCTGGCGCGGATCACGGCGCAACTGGGAGGCGAGCAGGAGCTGCAGAGGGCACTGGCGCAGCGCAACCTGACCACGGCGGAAGCGCGGCGGATCATCCGCCTCTCCCTGACGGTACAGGCGCTGATGCCGCTGGTCACCGATGTGCGGGTTACGGCCGAGGAGGTGCAGGAGGTGTTCGCTCAGCGCCGCGCCCAGTACGACCAGCCGGAACAGGTGCGGGTCAGCCACATCCTCATCCGCGCCAGCACCCCGCAGGAGGAGGAGCGTGCCAAACAGACCCTGCTCCTCATTCAGGGACGCCTGGCCCGTGGGGAGAAGTTCGCCGACCTGGCGCGGCAATACTCGGAGGATCCGGGCAGCAAGGCGGGCGGCGGCGATCTGGGCCTGGTGGCTAGGGGCACGCTGGTGCCGGAGTTCGAGCGGGTCGCCTTCAGCCTCCCTCCCGGGCAAGTGAGCGAGCCGGTGAAAACGTCCTTCGGCTACCACCTCATCCTGGTGCACGAGCGCAGGCCGGCGCGCCGGGCCACGCTGGAGCAGGTCCAGGCCCGGATCCGGGAGGAGCTCCTGCAGCAGCGGCGGGAGGCGGCCTTCCAGCAGTGGCTGCAGGTGCAGCGCAAGCAGGCGACCATCAAGCGGTTCCCCCGCCCATCGTAGCCGGCCATGTCGGCTCCCTACACCTTCGACGACCTGGTGGCGGTCATGGCCCGCCTGCGCGGCCCCGGCGGCTGCCCCTGGGACCGGGCGCAGACTCCCCGCTCCCTCCGCCCCTACCTGCTGGAGGAGACATACGAGACCCTGGAGGCCATCGACCGGGGGGACGGCACCGCGCTGCGCGAGGAACTGGGCGACCTGTTGCTGCAGGTGGTCTTCCAGGCCCGTATGGCCGAGGAAGCCGGAGGGTTCACCATCGGGGAGGTGGTGGACGGACTGGTGCGCAAGCTGATCGATCGGCACCCGCACGTCTTCGGCGACGCCCGGCTGGAGACCGCGGAGGCTGTGCTGGCCCACTGGCACGACGCCAAGCAGGCGAAGCGGGAGGCCCCCTTCGCCGGCGTCCCTGAGGCCCTGCCCGCCCTCGCCCGGGCACAGAAGGTGCAGGAGCGTGTGCGCGCTCTCGGCTTCCGCTGGCCGGACCTGCAGGCGGCGGTGGCAAAGGCGCGGGCGGAGCTCGGCGAGCTGCAGACGGCATCCGATCCGGAGGCAGCGGCCGACGAGCTGGGCGACGCCCTCTTCACCCTGATCAACGTGGCCATCTTCCACGGCGTGGACGCCGAGCAGGCACTGCGGGACGCCACGCGCAAGTTCGTGCAACGCTTCACCCGCCTGGAGGCGTTGGCCAGGGCCACCGGTCGCCCCCTGAGGGAGCACACGCTGCAGGAGCTGCTGGCGCTGTGGGAGCAGGCCAAGAGCGGCCATGCGGGTGGATAAGTACCTGCAGCTCAGTCAGCTGGTGCGGCGGCGCGTCCTGGCGCAGCGCCTCTGCGACGCCGGGCGGGTACAGGTGAACGAGCGGCGGGCCAGGCCCGCTACCCCTGTGGCCGTGGGCGACATCCTGGAGGTCTCGCTGGAACAGCGGCGACTGCGGGTCCGTGTGCTGCACCTGCCCGCTTCACCGCGGGAAGCGGGGCGAACTCCGTCGTATGAGATCCTGGGCGAGGACTCCCTGGGGTGGTGGTGATGCCGGCGATTGGCGCCATCGTGGCGCGGGAAATCCTGGACTCCCGGGGCAACCCCACCGTGGAGGCCGATCTCTACCTGGACGACGGAGCGTGGGGGCGGGCGGCAGTCCCCGCGGGGGCGTCCACCGGAGAGGCCGAGGCGCTGGAACTGCGCGACGGCGGGCGGCGCTACCTGGGGCGCGGGGTGCAGAAGGTGGTGCGGGCCATCGAGGAAGAGATCGCCCCGGCGCTGCGCGGCCTCCCTGCGGACCAGGAGGAGGTCGACCGCCGGCTGATCGCCCTGGACGGCACCCCAAACAAATCGCGTCTGGGGGCAAATGCCATCCTGGCAGTGTCGCTGGCGCTGGCCAAAGCCATCGCCGCCTCCCGCCGTCTCCCCCTCTACCGAAGCCTGGGAGGCGAGGACGCCCGCCGGCTGCCCGTCCCCACCATGAACGTGATCAACGGCGGAGCCCACGCCGACAACACGCTGGACATCCAGG carries:
- a CDS encoding MFS transporter, which produces LTAAWSAQGASLPEAARMGTAVGSAVLLAGAVSNAAGGWLSDRAGRRRTIVIFLSASALCSAVMGWLLPAGLGVVISVALLYGIFTTAESSTLSTAVAESAFPHALGTTMAVQSTLGFVATIVSPVLFGALLDAYGWGWAFISLAAAAAAGVLTLLVGGRPAPGARLACRSAGVQKDLVKSHEMGTEKHDVTTRGTRSGPS
- the mfd gene encoding transcription-repair coupling factor, which codes for MSSEMLSGLLTLLRDSPPFAPIRDAVRQHRPLWILGPAGAEKAYLLAALLTDREAPQTVLVILPGRDAAERLAGDLVVFDPDLAPRLAFLPYWEGAPYEREQPSLEAVAEWRALLERLSGGTPTIGLVSVASLLRRLPAPEHMRAQRKQIRVGDRLVRDDFLTLLADYGYERRPLVEARGQIAVRGGVIDLFPPAGGPYRIELFGDEVESLREFDPVTQRSTRTVGEAVLLPLREPQAGLAAGLLDYLPPQALVVLDEEPELAAQAGALQDRAEEAGSQVPPHLSWVEVAARLERFRRVVLSALRGAVAPYAEVPLRFGGVEAFGGQTHLLARALREWTQQRRLVVVASAHPERVAEVLDAQGLRVPTAPGLPVAPPPGTMTAVEAPLSRGFAFDPAGLVVVTDSEILGWRRRSRLRFVRQGKRIASWADLVPGDYVVHIHHGIGVYRGLVHLTMNGAERDYLLLEYAGSDRLYVPVEQIALVERYIGVEGQVPRVNTLGGAEWEREKQRVRESARELAGELLALYAARQTAPGFAFSPDTPWQHELEAAFEYEETPDQWQAIQDVKRDMESPRPMDRLIAGDVGYGKTEVALRAAFKAVMDGKQVAILVPTTILAQQHYDVFLRRLAAYPITVEVMSRFRSRREQQRILRQLAEGQVDIVIGTHRLLQKDVVFRDLGLVIIDEEQRFGVEHKERLKQLRQQVDVLTLTATPIPRTLHMSLVGLRDMSVMETPPEARLPIHTEIREADEGIIREAIVRELARGGQVYVVHNRVQSIERAARAIARIVPEARVAVAHGQMPEEKLERVMMDFLGGRFDVLVCTTIVEIGLDIPRVNTVIVQDAHLMGLAQLYQLRGRVGRADRQAYCYLLYPRGETLTPEAEQRLQAMQEFVELGSGLKLAMRDLEIRGAGNLLGPEQHGHISAVGFDLYCRLLDQAIRELRGEMVDDAPDPVIDIHVDAFIPPDYVADETQRMTLYRRLGAAASLEAAERLAEEIRDRFGDPPAAVAHLLAAVRLRVLARRVGAAAVVREGGQYIIRLRPAAYLSDAVQRRLRVAYGERLQVTPAVLTVRTRGRHFLDQAGELREILEAVARFSGQRAEEAVTIS
- a CDS encoding peptidylprolyl isomerase is translated as MRRGRKALLVLVIATAVLVAAGAGYALTFGVDLRLTVRGRPVGVAVAGLRARSALAVMVNDEPIYWSEVEREVERAAAQFNVNLSGAEGEKQRAELTGALLDRLIDERLIVQAARRRGVETSDVQVDAELARITAQLGGEQELQRALAQRNLTTAEARRIIRLSLTVQALMPLVTDVRVTAEEVQEVFAQRRAQYDQPEQVRVSHILIRASTPQEEERAKQTLLLIQGRLARGEKFADLARQYSEDPGSKAGGGDLGLVARGTLVPEFERVAFSLPPGQVSEPVKTSFGYHLILVHERRPARRATLEQVQARIREELLQQRREAAFQQWLQVQRKQATIKRFPRPS
- the mazG gene encoding nucleoside triphosphate pyrophosphohydrolase, whose translation is MSAPYTFDDLVAVMARLRGPGGCPWDRAQTPRSLRPYLLEETYETLEAIDRGDGTALREELGDLLLQVVFQARMAEEAGGFTIGEVVDGLVRKLIDRHPHVFGDARLETAEAVLAHWHDAKQAKREAPFAGVPEALPALARAQKVQERVRALGFRWPDLQAAVAKARAELGELQTASDPEAAADELGDALFTLINVAIFHGVDAEQALRDATRKFVQRFTRLEALARATGRPLREHTLQELLALWEQAKSGHAGG
- a CDS encoding S4 domain-containing protein is translated as MRVDKYLQLSQLVRRRVLAQRLCDAGRVQVNERRARPATPVAVGDILEVSLEQRRLRVRVLHLPASPREAGRTPSYEILGEDSLGWW